A window of Macrotis lagotis isolate mMagLag1 chromosome X, bilby.v1.9.chrom.fasta, whole genome shotgun sequence contains these coding sequences:
- the LOC141497334 gene encoding dicarboxylate carrier SLC25A8 — translation MVGFKPTDVPPTAAVKFLGAGTAACITDLITFPLDTAKVQLQIQGENQGAMRASTTAQYRGVMGTILTMVKTEGPGSLYNGLVAGLQHQMSFASVRIGLYDSFKQFYTKGSEHAGIGSRLLAGCTTGALAVAVAQPTDVVKVCFQAQARAGGNRRYQGTVGAYKTIAREEGLRGLWKGTSPNVARNAIVNCAELVTYDLIKDALLKAHLMTDDLPCHFTSAFGAGFCTTIIASPVDVVKTRYMNSAADQYASAGHCALTMLQKEGPKAFYKGFMPSFLHLGS, via the coding sequence ATGGTTGGATTTAAGCCTACAGATGTACCCCCAACAGCTGCTGTCAAGTTCCTTGGGGCTGGCACTGCTGCCTGCATCACTGACCTCATCACCTTTCCCCTGGATACAGCCAAAGTCCAGCTACAGATTCAAGGAGAGAACCAAGGGGCCATGCGAGCTTCTACCACTGCCCAGTATCGGGGTGTCATGGGCACCATTCTGACTATGGTGAAGACTGAGGGCCCTGGTAGCCTGTACAATGGGCTAGTGGCTGGCTTACAGCACCAGATGAGTTTTGCCTCTGTCCGTATTGGCCTCTATGACTCTTTCAAGCAGTTCTACACCAAGGGATCTGAGCATGCAGGTATTGGGAGCCGTCTCTTGGCAGGCTGCACCACAGGAGCACTGGCAGTGGCTGTTGCCCAACCCACAGATGTGGTGAAAGTCTGTTTCCAGGCCCAGGCTCGGGCAGGTGGCAATCGGAGATACCAGGGCACAGTGGGTGCTTATAAAACTATTGCCCGAGAGGAGGGGCTTCGGGGCTTATGGAAAGGAACTTCACCCAATGTTGCCCGCAATGCTATTGTCAACTGTGCTGAACTGGTGACCTATGATCTCATCAAAGATGCCCTCCTGAAGGCCCACCTCATGACTGATGACCTTCCATGCCACTTCACTTCAGCCTTTGGGGCTGGCTTTTGCACCACCATCATTGCCTCCCCCGTGGATGTCGTCAAGACGAGATACATGAACTCTGCCGCAGACCAGTATGCCAGTGCTGGCCACTGTGCCCTCACCATGCTTCAGAAGGAAGGACCCAAAGCCTTCTACAAAGGTTTCatgccttccttcctccatctggGCTCCTAG